Within the Flavobacterium sp. N502536 genome, the region GGTAACTAAAGAAGTAATATCTGCATAACAGGCATATGCCTTATTATTGTCACTACCAATTGGTGCTGCATTAGCATCATATACGATTTGACCTGTAATATCATTATAACCACCAGTTGGTAATTTAAGCTTTACTTTTTCAATACCTGTACGGTCATTTTGCTGTAGAATAGCCCCCCAATACAAACCTGCATAAACAATTTTATAACAAGCCGGCTTTGGTACCGTTAAAGTTGCACTACTCGAACTGAAAGTAGTGTTATCATTATCGATATCAATATATTCCATACTGAAATCAGAATTGTATCCAGAATTATGATAAGCATCTTCCGGATCTCTGTTATTGGTATTTCTATTTAGAATATTATTACCAATAAGCAACATGTCTCCTTTTAGCCTCTTGTCAAATCTTGGCGTAAATGGCTTAAGATTCTGAGAAATTACAAAGTAGCTTTGAAAGAAAATCAAAGCAAATAAAATCAATCTTAGGTTAGTAGGTTTTTTCATAGTCTTCATTTTGTTTTTGCTTCTCTTTTTATTTTTTAAGGGGCGTTAAAAAATAAAGCAAAGCATTCTGAAACGTTTATTATAGATGTCCTTCTTGAAAAAATCAAGAAGGACGGGGCTATATTCTCAATAATTATATTAATTCTCCACTTTAACAATTGCCATTTTCCCGTTGTATGGCTTAGATCCTTTTGCTTCCAGTGCTTTTGTAGCTTCTGACAAACCGTCAAATTTCTCGTAATAGATGTAGTACTTACTAGTCGTTACATTGTAAAAGAAATTAACGTCTGTGCGTCCTGCTGCAACTGCTTTCGCCAGGAACTGATCACGCTTTTCGACACTGTTGTGAACGGCAATAATCATGTAATATCCACCATCAGCATTTTTAATATTTTTAATAATCTGCATGTTTGACTGGTCTTCACCAAAATCAAAATCGCTTGCTGTTAAAGGTGTACTGCTTAATTTGGTTGTTTCCTTAATACGTTTAAGAGCGGCAACATCCTGTGCATATCGACCCTGATCATTCTCATAAGCCGCACGCTTAATTCTACGTTTTTTCTCGATTTCAGTCTCGGCTTTAATACGTTCCAAATTAGAAAGTAATGTAGCACTATCCTGTTCCATTTTTAATTGTGCTGCTTTTAACTCATTTATCTTTTCAAGATAAGCTTTGTTCAAAGCATCATTTTTGTTCGGAACTTTTTTAAGCCTATCATTGTATAAATTAGTCAACTTCTCGATTTCATCTTTCTGTGCTTTATTCACTTCAGCAAGTTGAGATTTTAAAGCTTCTAACTGGCTGTTTTCAGCCGCTACACTTTTGAATGGTTTTGGTTCTTTATAGATTCCTTTTTCACTTAAATCATTCTCTTCTCTTAAGTCATTTAAGTCTCTTTGTTTGCTCGCTACTGTTGAGTTAAACTGAGACAATAAATCCTTTTGTATTTTACTCGCACTTTCAATAGACTGAGATAAATTATCGATCGCTTTTGCTGTATCATCTTTTGGAGCTGACGCTGCTTTTGCTAATGCATCTGCAGCAAGTTTAGCCTGAAGTGCTTCGGCATCGGCTTTCGCTTTGGCATCGGCAAGTAATTTTGCTTCACGTGCCTCTTCTGCTGCTCTTAGTTGTCTAGTTTCTTCCTCCGCTTTTAATCGCTCTGTCGCTTCCGCATCCGCTTTGGCTTTTTGATCAGCCAGTAGCTTCGCTTGTGCAGCTTCCATATCCGCTTTTGCCTTAGCATCGGCAGCTAGTTTTGCTTGTAAAGCTTCTGCATCGGCTTTCGCTTTGGCATCAGCAGCTAGTTTTGCCTGAAGGGCCTGAGCATCGGCTTTCGCTTTAGCATCGGCAGCTAATTTTGCTTGTAAAGCTTCTGCGTCAGCTTTCGCTTTGGCATCGGCGGCTTGTTTTGCCTGTAAAGCTTCTGCATCGGCTTTTGCTTTGGCATCAGCAGCTAATTTTGCCTGAAGGGCCTGAGCATCTGCTTTTGCTTTAGCATCGGCAGCTAATTTCGCCTGTAAAGCTTCTGCATCCGCTTTGGCTTTAGCATCAGCAGCTAATTTCGCCTGAAGAGCTTCTGCGTCGGCTTTGGCTTTTGCATCAGCGGCTTGTTTTGCCTGTAAAGCTTCTGCATCAGCTTTGGCTTTGGCATCGGCAGCTAACTTCGCCTGAAGCGCTTGAGCATCCGCTTTTGCTTTAGCATCAGCAGCTTGTTTTGCCTGTAAGGCTTCTGCATCCGCTTTCGCTTTGGCATCGGCAGCCAATTTGGCCAAACGTGCTTCTTCAGCTTCCTGTAATTGTTTCGCTTCGGCATCGGCTTTGGCTTTAGCTGTTGCTTCAGCATCGGCTTTTACTCTCGCATCAGCAATTAATTTTGCCTGTAAAGCTTCCATGTCGGCTTTCGCTTTGGCATCAGCAGCTAACTTCGCCTGAAGGGCTTCTGCATCCGCTTTTGCCTTAGCATCAGCAGCTAGTTTTGCTTGTAAAGCTTCTGCGTCAGCTTTCGCTTTGGCATCGGCAGCTAACTTCGCTTGAAGGGCTTGAGCGTCGGCTTTTGCCTTAGCATCAGCAGCTAATTTTGCTTGTAAAGCTTCTGCATCGGCTTTCGCTTTGGCATCAGCAGCTAACTTCGCCTGAAGGGCCTGAGCGTCAGCTTTTGCCTTAGCATCAGCAGCTAATTTTGCTTGTAAAGCTTCTGCATCAGCTTTCGCTTTGGCATCAGCAGCTAGTTTTGCTTGTAAGGCTTCTGCGTCGGCTTTTGCTTTGGCATCAGCAGCTAACTTCGCCTGAAGGGCTTCTGCATCGGCTTTTGCTTTGGCATCGGCAGCTAATTTTGCTTGTAAAGCTTCTGCGTCAGCTTTCGCTTTAGCATCGGCAGCTAGTTTTGCTTGTAGAGCTTCTGCGTCAGCTTTTGCTTTAGCATCGGCAGCTAGTTTTGCCTGTAAGGCTTCTGCATCGGCTTTCGCTTTGGCATCAGCAGCAATTCTCGCTTGTCTCGCTTCTTCATCGGCTTTCGCTTTGGCATCAACCGCTTGTTTCTCTTTTAAAGCAGCTTCTTCAGCAGCTTTCGCTTTGGCATCAGCAGCTAGTTTCGCTTTATTAGCAGCGTCTATACTTACTTTTGTTTTGGCAGCAGCAGCAGCGGCAGCTTTGGCTTCAGCAGCCAATCTTGCCTGAAGTGCATCTGAATCCGCCTTAGCTTTAGCATCTGCAGCTAAAATAGATTGTAGATCTGCAGCTTCTGCTTTCGCTTTGGCATCGGCTTTACGTTTCGCTTCTGCAGCATCAGCTTTCGCTTTGGCATCAGCAGCCAGTTTTATTTTTAGAGCTTCAGCATCCGCTTTTACTTTATCTGCAGCTAATTTAGCTTTCGCAGCAGCTTCGGCATCGGCTTTGACTTTATCAGCCGCTAATTCTGCTTGTGTTTTTTGTGGTACCGGTTTATTGGCAGCAGCTGTTTTTGCTTTTGCAGCTTCTGCATCGGCTTTCGCTTTAGCATCTGCAGCTAATTTCAACTTCATTGCCTCAGCATCGGCTTTGGCCTTATCAGCCGCTAATTGCGCCTGTGTTTTTTGCGGTGTCGGTCTATTGGCAGCAGCAGTTGCTCTTGCAGCAGCGGCAGCATCGGCTTTCGCTTTAGCATCGGCAGCTAATCTAATCCTCAATGCTTCTGCATCGGCTTTCGCTTTATCAGCAGCCAATTGTGCTTGTGTTTTTTGCGGTGCCGGTTTATTGGCAGCAGCAGTTGCTTTTGCAGCAGCGGCAGCATCAGCTTTCGCTTTAGCATCGGCAGCTAGTTTAATTTTCAATGCTTCTGCATCCGCTTTGGCTTTAGTATCTGCCAATAATTTTGCTTTTGCAGCAGCTTCGGCATCAGCTTTTACTTTCTCTGCAGCAGCCAGTCTCACTTTTAGTGCTTCCGCATCCGCTTTTGCTTTAGCTTCGGCAGCTAATTGTGCTTTTGCGGCTCCGTCTACTCTGGTTACCGGAGCAGTCGTTGGTTTAGCCATTACAGGTTTTGATTTTGCAGGTTCTAATAAAGCCCCTTCTTCGTCATCACCATAGTAATAGTTTTTATTTTTAAATTTATAGGCTATCGAAAACTCATGAGAACCTCCCATATTGGTGAAATTCCCCATGCCTTTTTCATAATTGTATTCCAATGCAATACTAGGCGAAATATTAAATCCAAGACCCGCAGAAATACCATATAAAGTATTGTATCCGGCTTGTGCCCAAACTCCCTTTGGAATTGCAATCATAGCAAGTCCTGAGATTACTGTTTTGTCTTTTTTAACTTCTGTTTTTAAAATTCCTGAAAATTTACTTCTGTCAAAAAAACCATAACTGTCAATATAACCGGTATACATTGCATGCAATTCAATCGCTCTTTCCGGATCCTCTTTTACGATACCCGATCCAAAATTGTAAAGAATCAAATTGTTTACAGATACTCCAAAATCAAGAAAAGCGGTTCCGTAATTCACCCCTGGATTAATCGCCAATAAAGTGTTAGATGGATAATCTCCATTTAAAATATTCGGATCATCTGAGATGATTTTTCCTGTGTTTAAACTGCTTTGGTAAACACCAACGTTCATACCAAAGGTTAAGTTACTGTCCTGCTCTAAAACGATGTTATGTGCAAAGTTTCCAATTCCTCCAAAGACAGTCATTATACCATAATTTTGCTGAAAAAGACCAAAAGCAAAAGCTTCATTCTCTCTAAAACGACCGGAATAATTGGCTAAATAAGTGTTTGGAGCATTTTCAAACTGCACCCATTGTCTTTTATTATAAAAACTGGCATACGCATTTGTTTCACGAACAAAGCTGAAGGCAGGGTTAATTAAGTATCTGTTGAACTTTAAAGAATTTCTGATGGGTAACGAAAACGAAACAACTCCACCCTCAGAAGTAGCCTGAGAATAGAGTGTATTTGAAAAACCGTAAAATAAACTTATGAATAGTAAAATTTTCTTCATATTATCTTATTACAGTTATTGATCCTTTTTTTTCACCTGTGTCCGATTGAATGACATAGTAATATACTGGATTAACATTTTTAAAATCTTTTATAAAAGAGTTGGCTTGCGGATCATAATTACTGCCTAAACCATCAAACATAATTTCGCCGTTAGCACTCAGTATTATTATTTTGGTTTGGGCTGTTTTATAAACGTCAGGAATATTCCAATAAGGATTCTGAAGACTAACCACATTAGGAATCACTGTTGCGGGAGCCGATGGCCCTGTCACTTTAAAGTTAAGCTCCTTAGAAGAAATACAGCCCGTTGCCTGAGAAATTTTAACCGTATAATTTCCCGGAACCGTAACCCCATAAGTATTTGATGTTGCTCCGTTAATTGCGTTTCCATTTAGCAACCATACAAAAGAAGGATTTGTAGCATCTGTTGTAACAGAAACATTTAACGTTTCACCCTCATTTATCGCAGTAGTTTCTGCAACGTCTATACTAGCCGTAAAACCACTATTTTTCAGATCAATTGATCCTGTTGCTTTACACCCGCCAAAATCAACATCTACTGTATAAACTCCTGATACATTTGCATTAATACTACGGGTAGTTGCACCCGAAATTACTGCACCATCTTTCTTCCATACATAGCTATTTCCGGATGTAGCGGTTAAAACAGTCCCTGTTCCACTCTCACAGAATGGGTTTCCTAAACTCGAACTAATTGTTGCTGATCCTCCTCCTGAACCAGAAGTTGACACCGTAACACGATTTGAACTAAAGTTTGCATCTGAACAGAAACCATAATCAATCTCTGCAAAATATTTACCCGGAGCGTTTACCACCAATTCTTTAGAACTTTGTCCAGGAATTACGACATCGTCTTTGTACCATTTGTACTTTAAATTTGAATAATTAGCTGGTGAAGAAGCCTGATCTGAAGGTGTTGGATTATAAACAGAAAGAGAGATACTACCTCCTGAACAAATCATTGCTGTTGGTTGTTTATCATTAATGTAAAACGAACTCACATAAGTACTGTAATAAACAGCAAAGGTTGTATTTCC harbors:
- a CDS encoding type IX secretion system membrane protein PorP/SprF codes for the protein MKKILLFISLFYGFSNTLYSQATSEGGVVSFSLPIRNSLKFNRYLINPAFSFVRETNAYASFYNKRQWVQFENAPNTYLANYSGRFRENEAFAFGLFQQNYGIMTVFGGIGNFAHNIVLEQDSNLTFGMNVGVYQSSLNTGKIISDDPNILNGDYPSNTLLAINPGVNYGTAFLDFGVSVNNLILYNFGSGIVKEDPERAIELHAMYTGYIDSYGFFDRSKFSGILKTEVKKDKTVISGLAMIAIPKGVWAQAGYNTLYGISAGLGFNISPSIALEYNYEKGMGNFTNMGGSHEFSIAYKFKNKNYYYGDDEEGALLEPAKSKPVMAKPTTAPVTRVDGAAKAQLAAEAKAKADAEALKVRLAAAEKVKADAEAAAKAKLLADTKAKADAEALKIKLAADAKAKADAAAAAKATAAANKPAPQKTQAQLAADKAKADAEALRIRLAADAKAKADAAAAARATAAANRPTPQKTQAQLAADKAKADAEAMKLKLAADAKAKADAEAAKAKTAAANKPVPQKTQAELAADKVKADAEAAAKAKLAADKVKADAEALKIKLAADAKAKADAAEAKRKADAKAKAEAADLQSILAADAKAKADSDALQARLAAEAKAAAAAAAKTKVSIDAANKAKLAADAKAKAAEEAALKEKQAVDAKAKADEEARQARIAADAKAKADAEALQAKLAADAKAKADAEALQAKLAADAKAKADAEALQAKLAADAKAKADAEALQAKLAADAKAKADAEALQAKLAADAKAKADAEALQAKLAADAKAKADAQALQAKLAADAKAKADAEALQAKLAADAKAKADAQALQAKLAADAKAKADAEALQAKLAADAKAKADAEALQAKLAADAKAKADMEALQAKLIADARVKADAEATAKAKADAEAKQLQEAEEARLAKLAADAKAKADAEALQAKQAADAKAKADAQALQAKLAADAKAKADAEALQAKQAADAKAKADAEALQAKLAADAKAKADAEALQAKLAADAKAKADAQALQAKLAADAKAKADAEALQAKQAADAKAKADAEALQAKLAADAKAKADAQALQAKLAADAKAKADAEALQAKLAADAKAKADMEAAQAKLLADQKAKADAEATERLKAEEETRQLRAAEEAREAKLLADAKAKADAEALQAKLAADALAKAASAPKDDTAKAIDNLSQSIESASKIQKDLLSQFNSTVASKQRDLNDLREENDLSEKGIYKEPKPFKSVAAENSQLEALKSQLAEVNKAQKDEIEKLTNLYNDRLKKVPNKNDALNKAYLEKINELKAAQLKMEQDSATLLSNLERIKAETEIEKKRRIKRAAYENDQGRYAQDVAALKRIKETTKLSSTPLTASDFDFGEDQSNMQIIKNIKNADGGYYMIIAVHNSVEKRDQFLAKAVAAGRTDVNFFYNVTTSKYYIYYEKFDGLSEATKALEAKGSKPYNGKMAIVKVEN
- the sprC gene encoding gliding motility protein SprC, whose protein sequence is MIGPQQLPFEKICAGLVVNGVVFNEYFATFSYVDFPAGTTFAVELSDETGSFTTPTATTTISFTDDAVLKQQTIKFAVPTNLKGSDLYSLRIKSLNTTPVVYSPRVKNAIGNTTFAVYYSTYVSSFYINDKQPTAMICSGGSISLSVYNPTPSDQASSPANYSNLKYKWYKDDVVIPGQSSKELVVNAPGKYFAEIDYGFCSDANFSSNRVTVSTSGSGGGSATISSSLGNPFCESGTGTVLTATSGNSYVWKKDGAVISGATTRSINANVSGVYTVDVDFGGCKATGSIDLKNSGFTASIDVAETTAINEGETLNVSVTTDATNPSFVWLLNGNAINGATSNTYGVTVPGNYTVKISQATGCISSKELNFKVTGPSAPATVIPNVVSLQNPYWNIPDVYKTAQTKIIILSANGEIMFDGLGSNYDPQANSFIKDFKNVNPVYYYVIQSDTGEKKGSITVIR